A stretch of alpha proteobacterium HIMB59 DNA encodes these proteins:
- a CDS encoding glycosyltransferase, family 1 (PFAM: Glycosyl transferases group 1), producing MNILIYTQCFAPKLGGIESVMTNIATQSSNMGHSVSVLADGSKSKSSSFDSQQNFEIKRFDQIKFFRNKIKSSFANDLLKNKSFDLVFFDSWKSVEHFNNPIQNKKICLIHGNEILNLKKKERIIKSLKKVDKILFNSNFTKNLFYKQLPELSELPSMVIFPAFIENINYTDDEKKYDLCTIARLEYRKGHHLVLEALTKLKKEKNLILTYAILGDGPELSKLKDLVVKNNLLHQVDFINNKNSSDVYKQSKIHVMPTITTPDSIEGFGISNVEAASYGLPSIVSSSGGTPESIDQNGYVINENDINELSNKISVTLENYSELSKKSLLFAKIFEKNTKIKEYLNCFND from the coding sequence TTGAATATCTTAATTTACACTCAATGTTTTGCTCCAAAACTAGGGGGGATTGAATCTGTGATGACTAATATTGCAACCCAGTCTAGTAATATGGGGCATAGTGTGAGTGTCTTGGCTGATGGATCAAAATCAAAGAGTTCATCTTTTGACAGCCAACAAAACTTTGAGATCAAACGATTTGATCAAATTAAATTTTTCAGAAATAAGATTAAATCGAGTTTTGCTAATGATTTACTGAAGAATAAAAGCTTTGATTTAGTTTTTTTTGATAGCTGGAAATCAGTAGAACATTTTAATAATCCAATTCAAAATAAAAAAATATGTTTGATACATGGAAATGAAATTTTAAATCTTAAAAAAAAAGAACGTATCATTAAATCTCTTAAAAAAGTTGATAAAATATTATTTAACTCAAATTTTACAAAAAATTTATTTTATAAACAATTACCAGAACTTAGTGAATTACCTAGTATGGTTATTTTTCCAGCTTTTATTGAAAACATTAATTATACAGATGATGAAAAGAAATATGATTTATGCACGATTGCTAGATTAGAATACCGCAAAGGTCATCATTTAGTCTTAGAAGCTTTAACAAAATTAAAAAAAGAAAAAAATCTTATTTTAACTTATGCAATTCTAGGAGATGGTCCTGAGCTTTCAAAATTAAAAGACCTTGTGGTCAAAAATAATTTACTTCATCAGGTTGATTTTATTAATAATAAAAATTCATCAGATGTTTATAAGCAGAGTAAAATTCATGTTATGCCAACCATTACCACACCAGATAGCATCGAGGGATTTGGGATTTCTAATGTGGAAGCCGCTTCCTATGGACTACCTTCTATCGTTAGTTCGAGCGGCGGGACGCCAGAGTCAATTGATCAAAATGGTTATGTTATCAATGAAAATGATATTAATGAGCTATCAAATAAGATTTCAGTAACACTTGAAAATTATTCTGAATTATCAAAAAAAAGTCTTCTTTTCGCCAAGATTTTTGAAAAAAATACGAAAATAAAAGAATATTTAAATTGTTTTAACGACTGA
- a CDS encoding pseudouridylate synthase I (PFAM: tRNA pseudouridine synthase~TIGRFAM: pseudouridylate synthase I): MTNIKLTIEYHGLPYSGWQSQKNEKTVQDEVQKAIFKFSGEKKIIQGAGRTDAGVHALAQCANFILEKDFSEYQILSGINFHLGNEKIKITQVEKVDDDFNARFTAKLKTYHYQIYNSTSPSVLQDEISVHIRQPLNVVAMREAIQNFIGKHDFSSFRARGCQAKTPIRSINKTDIVQEDKKITFIFQAQSFLYQQIRIMVGSLLEVGLNNQNPSWIADLLNQKNRSLAGPTMPSKGLLLKDIQY, encoded by the coding sequence ATGACTAATATAAAATTAACAATTGAATACCATGGTCTTCCTTATTCGGGATGGCAGTCTCAAAAAAATGAAAAAACAGTTCAAGATGAAGTTCAAAAAGCAATTTTTAAATTCTCAGGTGAAAAAAAAATTATTCAGGGCGCCGGGAGAACTGATGCCGGTGTTCATGCTTTAGCGCAATGTGCTAATTTTATATTAGAAAAAGATTTTAGTGAGTATCAAATTTTAAGTGGTATTAACTTTCATCTTGGAAATGAAAAAATTAAAATTACCCAGGTAGAAAAAGTAGATGATGATTTTAATGCAAGATTTACAGCGAAGCTTAAAACTTATCATTACCAAATTTATAATTCTACCTCCCCATCAGTATTGCAGGATGAAATTAGCGTTCACATAAGACAACCTCTTAATGTTGTTGCCATGAGAGAAGCAATTCAAAATTTCATAGGTAAACATGATTTTAGTTCTTTTCGAGCGAGAGGATGCCAAGCAAAAACACCGATTAGATCTATAAATAAGACTGATATAGTTCAAGAAGATAAAAAAATAACCTTTATTTTTCAGGCACAATCTTTCCTTTATCAGCAAATCAGAATTATGGTAGGTAGCTTACTAGAGGTTGGTTTGAATAATCAAAACCCTTCCTGGATTGCTGATCTATTAAACCAAAAAAACCGTTCTTTAGCAGGTCCAACTATGCCTTCCAAAGGATTACTTCTTAAGGACATTCAGTATTGA
- a CDS encoding methionyl-tRNA formyltransferase (PFAM: Formyl transferase; Formyl transferase, C-terminal domain~TIGRFAM: methionyl-tRNA formyltransferase), whose product MKKKQRLIFFGSPDFALPPLKTLYLGGYEIVGVYTQEPKKKSRGMKELKTPVHLWAESQLLPVYFPAKLDKQSLEEFESLKPDVAILFAYGKIIPPEWLNVPIFGFINIHASLLPRWRGAAPVQRAIENNDKKSGITIMKMNEGLDEGPIIASQEIAINSETNGQTLIDQISHDSCSLLYNNLEKYLKGLLSPEDQDHEKSTYASKINKDESRLNWNTDAKILEQKIRAFYPYPATWFSHKGKRYKVLKAKVSFFEGESGKILQSPLIIGCKQNSLEILEIQAEGKKPQSIDQFLLGNNNFEINSIITND is encoded by the coding sequence ATGAAAAAAAAACAACGTCTTATTTTCTTCGGTTCTCCTGATTTTGCACTACCTCCATTAAAAACATTATATTTAGGAGGATATGAAATCGTTGGTGTTTATACCCAAGAACCAAAAAAAAAATCTAGAGGTATGAAGGAATTAAAAACACCTGTTCATCTTTGGGCAGAAAGTCAGTTATTGCCAGTTTATTTCCCTGCAAAGTTAGACAAACAATCGCTTGAGGAATTTGAATCATTAAAACCCGATGTAGCTATTTTATTTGCTTACGGGAAGATAATTCCTCCAGAATGGCTTAATGTCCCAATATTCGGTTTTATCAATATTCATGCTTCATTACTTCCTCGCTGGAGAGGCGCTGCGCCTGTTCAAAGAGCTATTGAAAATAATGACAAAAAAAGCGGTATCACGATTATGAAAATGAATGAGGGTTTAGATGAAGGCCCAATTATTGCTAGCCAAGAGATAGCTATAAATTCTGAGACTAATGGACAAACATTAATAGATCAGATCAGCCATGACTCCTGTTCTTTACTTTATAATAACTTAGAAAAATATCTCAAGGGATTGCTTTCTCCTGAAGATCAAGATCATGAAAAAAGTACGTATGCCTCAAAAATAAATAAAGATGAATCTAGATTAAATTGGAACACAGATGCCAAAATTTTAGAACAGAAAATCAGAGCATTTTATCCTTATCCTGCAACGTGGTTTAGTCATAAAGGTAAAAGATATAAAGTATTAAAAGCTAAGGTATCATTCTTCGAGGGAGAGTCAGGGAAAATTTTACAATCTCCATTGATTATTGGATGTAAGCAAAATAGCTTAGAGATATTAGAAATACAAGCTGAAGGAAAAAAACCCCAATCAATAGATCAGTTCCTTTTAGGAAATAATAACTTTGAAATCAATTCAATAATTACAAATGACTAA
- a CDS encoding peptide deformylase (PFAM: Polypeptide deformylase~TIGRFAM: peptide deformylase): MLKLVYAPDPILKKECQPLAQVDDHHRTLIKEMYEVMYEANGVGLAAPQVGLDMRIFIVDAAAREEEKTPITMINPKLISIEDDVVPYEEGCLSFPEHFAEIDRPDKLKIEYIDENNQKKILSTDGFTSRIIQHELDHLNGILFVDHLSRLKRDVIIRKMRKFKKEEKIV, from the coding sequence ATGCTCAAACTAGTATACGCACCTGATCCTATTTTGAAGAAAGAATGTCAACCTCTTGCTCAAGTAGATGATCATCATCGCACTTTGATCAAAGAGATGTATGAAGTGATGTATGAGGCTAACGGTGTTGGATTAGCGGCTCCTCAGGTTGGTTTGGATATGAGAATTTTTATTGTAGATGCTGCGGCACGTGAAGAAGAAAAAACTCCTATTACTATGATTAACCCAAAACTCATTTCTATCGAAGATGATGTAGTTCCATATGAGGAGGGATGTTTATCATTTCCTGAACACTTCGCAGAAATTGATCGTCCAGATAAATTGAAGATAGAATACATTGATGAAAATAATCAAAAAAAAATACTTAGCACAGATGGTTTTACCTCTCGAATAATTCAACATGAACTTGATCACTTAAATGGAATTTTGTTTGTGGATCATTTGAGTCGTTTAAAAAGAGATGTAATTATTCGAAAGATGAGAAAGTTCAAAAAAGAAGAAAAAATTGTTTAA
- a CDS encoding putative thioesterase (TIGRFAM: acyl-CoA thioester hydrolase, YbgC/YbaW family), giving the protein MGNKKEKIFNNLLNLLEENQNLSLPTKVSQGTVKEDWIDYNGHMNMAYYVQCFEESSDFLLEHMDLGYRYAIEEQKGVFVIKCEINYRKEINLHENFIISLEELVCKGKKLIVGLKMFNENNETIADYKILNLNVDLETKKSSTFSPKIIAQLA; this is encoded by the coding sequence ATGGGAAATAAAAAAGAGAAAATATTTAATAATTTACTCAATCTTTTAGAAGAAAATCAAAATCTGAGCCTGCCAACAAAAGTCTCTCAAGGAACAGTAAAAGAAGATTGGATTGATTATAACGGGCATATGAATATGGCTTATTATGTACAATGTTTTGAGGAGAGTTCAGACTTTCTTTTAGAACATATGGATCTAGGTTATCGTTATGCCATTGAAGAACAAAAAGGTGTTTTCGTCATCAAATGTGAAATTAATTATAGAAAAGAAATTAATCTTCATGAAAACTTCATCATTTCTCTTGAAGAATTAGTGTGCAAAGGAAAGAAATTAATAGTGGGTTTAAAGATGTTTAATGAAAATAATGAAACGATTGCGGACTATAAAATTTTAAATTTAAATGTTGATCTTGAAACTAAAAAGTCGAGTACTTTTTCACCAAAAATAATAGCCCAACTAGCTTAA
- a CDS encoding DNA replication and repair protein RecR (PFAM: Toprim domain~TIGRFAM: recombination protein RecR) produces the protein MAQDELQKLINLISRLPGIGQRSAQRIALYLIKNKQELMLPLGDSVKETAAKVRKCEICGMLDVNLPTKICSSDTRIKNTICIVEDMADVWAFERSGFYKGQYHVIGGLLSASKNFTEQDLRLHKLKERIEKNKVEEVILALSATIEGQTTALVIRDYLEKMNLKITQLAYGVPVGSEIHYLDDNTLGAALESRKNLS, from the coding sequence TTGGCTCAAGACGAATTACAAAAACTTATCAACTTAATTTCCCGTTTGCCTGGAATCGGTCAACGTTCTGCTCAGAGAATAGCCTTATATCTGATAAAAAATAAGCAAGAGTTAATGCTTCCCTTGGGAGATAGCGTTAAAGAGACAGCAGCAAAAGTTAGGAAATGTGAAATTTGTGGGATGTTAGATGTAAATTTACCGACCAAGATATGCTCATCGGATACAAGAATAAAAAATACAATTTGTATAGTCGAAGATATGGCAGATGTATGGGCATTTGAACGATCAGGTTTTTATAAGGGGCAATATCATGTCATTGGAGGTCTTTTATCAGCATCAAAAAATTTTACGGAGCAAGATCTTCGCTTACATAAACTCAAAGAGAGAATAGAAAAAAATAAAGTAGAAGAGGTTATTTTAGCTTTAAGCGCTACTATTGAAGGCCAAACTACAGCCTTAGTTATCCGAGATTATTTAGAAAAGATGAATTTAAAAATTACTCAGTTAGCATATGGGGTTCCTGTGGGAAGCGAAATCCATTATCTTGATGATAATACTTTGGGCGCCGCTCTGGAGTCTCGTAAAAATTTAAGCTAG
- a CDS encoding DNA-binding protein, YbaB/EbfC family (PFAM: Uncharacterised BCR, YbaB family COG0718~TIGRFAM: DNA-binding protein, YbaB/EbfC family): MMGNMGGMMKKVQEMQAKMQEMQKELENKTVEAESGGGMVKVTMNGKQVVQSINIDPSLLSEDEKEVLEDLIKAALNQAKEKVEEMSAEEMKKLTGGLPLPPGMKMPF; encoded by the coding sequence ATGATGGGTAATATGGGCGGAATGATGAAAAAAGTCCAAGAAATGCAAGCAAAAATGCAAGAAATGCAAAAAGAGTTAGAGAATAAAACGGTAGAAGCAGAGTCAGGTGGCGGAATGGTTAAAGTAACTATGAATGGAAAACAGGTTGTCCAATCCATTAATATTGACCCCTCTTTATTATCAGAAGATGAAAAAGAAGTTTTAGAGGACCTAATCAAGGCAGCGCTCAATCAAGCAAAAGAAAAAGTTGAAGAGATGTCTGCAGAAGAAATGAAAAAATTAACTGGAGGTTTACCATTGCCTCCTGGAATGAAGATGCCTTTTTAA
- a CDS encoding DNA polymerase III, subunit gamma/tau (PFAM: ATPase family associated with various cellular activities (AAA); DNA polymerase III subunits gamma and tau domain III~TIGRFAM: DNA polymerase III, subunit gamma and tau), with the protein MKHQSDILALKYRPTDFKDLIGQEYLVETIQKSVELNKIPNAYIFTGIRGVGKTTTARIVAKMLNCTAFDQNNKPDLSNCDQAKAISEDRHPDVIEIDAASNTSVENAREIIENVKYNPVLGKYKVYIVDEVHMLSKSAFNALLKTLEEPPPHSKFIFATTEISKVPITILSRCQRFDLRRIDKKTLFSFLEEIAKKEKISISKEALNLIVRASDGSVRDSLSILDQSNIFKSQDEIQVEEIINMLGFARQSDLYNLSKYILENNLPEIIKMLNDMYQRGSETSKIIEDLMNIVNWSCKLKIDKNLINDEFNTEEDNQFASYVTQYDHGKLNIFWQSLMKGYDEIKISPHPHTTLEMVLLRCSFLLSDQNSDGSDEKKKSEITPTPTKPSPILDQAVQNKIEAPESLSLKDRITLHQKFFQFYGQNFSPLMAGIIMESCEIIEFSEKEKKLLIHVVNENFEGGEELKNNLKNEFELSIVVKENIDTLESIKMLYKKELIAIETQSEDFQKVLAKFPNAKIIDIEEVERGDQNDG; encoded by the coding sequence ATGAAACATCAATCAGATATTCTTGCCTTAAAATATCGACCTACTGATTTTAAAGATCTTATTGGTCAAGAATACCTTGTCGAGACAATCCAAAAATCTGTTGAACTAAACAAAATACCCAATGCCTATATATTCACAGGTATCAGGGGTGTGGGTAAGACAACCACGGCAAGAATAGTCGCAAAGATGTTAAATTGCACAGCTTTTGACCAAAATAACAAACCAGATTTAAGTAACTGCGATCAAGCGAAGGCCATCAGTGAAGACCGACATCCTGACGTCATTGAAATAGACGCCGCTTCGAACACTAGTGTCGAAAATGCAAGAGAAATTATTGAAAATGTAAAGTACAACCCTGTTTTAGGTAAGTACAAAGTCTACATCGTTGATGAAGTTCATATGCTTTCTAAGAGCGCTTTCAATGCGCTCCTAAAAACATTAGAAGAACCTCCACCGCATTCTAAATTTATTTTTGCAACTACCGAAATTTCTAAAGTGCCAATTACAATTTTGTCTAGATGTCAGCGTTTTGATTTAAGACGCATAGATAAAAAAACTCTTTTCTCCTTTTTAGAGGAAATTGCTAAAAAAGAAAAAATTTCAATATCCAAAGAGGCACTAAATCTAATTGTTAGAGCTAGTGACGGCTCTGTTCGTGACTCTTTGAGCATACTAGATCAATCAAATATTTTTAAATCTCAAGACGAAATTCAAGTTGAAGAGATTATCAATATGTTGGGCTTTGCAAGGCAAAGTGATTTATACAATCTATCAAAATATATTTTAGAAAATAATCTTCCAGAAATTATTAAAATGCTCAATGACATGTACCAACGAGGTTCTGAAACTTCAAAAATAATTGAGGATTTAATGAATATTGTTAATTGGTCTTGTAAATTAAAAATTGACAAAAATTTGATTAATGATGAATTTAATACTGAAGAAGATAATCAATTTGCCTCTTACGTTACCCAATATGATCACGGAAAGTTAAATATTTTCTGGCAAAGTTTAATGAAGGGCTATGATGAGATTAAAATTTCTCCTCATCCTCATACTACCTTAGAAATGGTTCTCTTACGGTGCTCCTTTTTACTTAGCGATCAAAATTCAGACGGATCTGACGAAAAAAAAAAGTCTGAAATAACTCCAACTCCAACGAAACCTTCTCCCATACTTGATCAAGCAGTTCAAAATAAAATCGAAGCCCCCGAGTCGTTGTCACTAAAAGATAGAATTACGCTGCATCAAAAATTTTTTCAATTCTATGGTCAAAACTTTTCCCCTTTGATGGCTGGTATAATTATGGAGAGTTGTGAAATAATTGAGTTTTCAGAAAAGGAAAAGAAATTATTGATACATGTTGTTAATGAAAATTTTGAAGGAGGCGAAGAGTTAAAAAATAATTTAAAAAATGAATTCGAGCTTTCTATTGTAGTCAAAGAAAATATCGATACTTTGGAGTCTATAAAAATGCTTTACAAAAAGGAACTTATTGCAATTGAAACTCAATCAGAGGATTTTCAAAAAGTCCTTGCTAAATTTCCGAATGCAAAGATTATAGATATTGAAGAAGTAGAAAGAGGTGACCAGAATGATGGGTAA
- a CDS encoding Prephenate dehydratase (PFAM: Prephenate dehydratase) — MSKKVSFQGVEGAYSHLAVQEFFPDAETVPCKTFELAITAAESGNVDYAMIPIENSAAGRVADIHRLLPKSDLHINFEHFQKVEHKLLVHPETQQDQIKKIISHEQALAQCSEKIQQLDYDILIGADTAGSAKYISEQKIFDTAAIASSLAAEIYGLKTVDESFANSSNNITRFYVMSKNENKDFDPDKTYISSFLFSVNNTPGSLFKVMGGFATNNVNMIKLESYNYGADFVITQFYCEIEGHPDQENTKFALDDMYHYCSKVRKLGVFEKSAYRSRQ, encoded by the coding sequence ATGTCTAAAAAAGTATCTTTTCAAGGTGTAGAAGGAGCTTATAGCCATTTAGCTGTTCAAGAATTTTTCCCCGACGCTGAGACCGTTCCTTGTAAAACATTTGAATTAGCAATTACTGCAGCTGAGTCTGGCAACGTTGACTATGCCATGATCCCTATAGAGAATTCTGCTGCAGGAAGAGTAGCTGACATTCATCGACTTTTACCTAAATCTGATTTGCACATTAATTTTGAGCACTTTCAAAAGGTTGAGCACAAGCTTCTAGTGCACCCTGAAACTCAGCAAGATCAAATTAAAAAAATTATTAGCCATGAGCAGGCATTGGCCCAATGCAGTGAAAAAATTCAACAACTTGATTATGATATTTTAATTGGCGCTGATACGGCTGGATCAGCCAAATATATCTCAGAACAAAAAATATTTGATACAGCTGCAATCGCCTCAAGTCTTGCAGCAGAAATATATGGGCTAAAGACAGTGGATGAGAGTTTTGCTAATTCATCCAATAACATCACAAGGTTTTATGTTATGTCAAAAAATGAAAATAAAGATTTTGATCCTGATAAAACTTATATCTCTTCCTTTTTATTTTCTGTTAACAATACCCCTGGCTCTCTATTTAAAGTCATGGGTGGGTTTGCCACCAATAACGTTAATATGATTAAACTAGAAAGTTACAATTATGGTGCTGACTTTGTGATTACACAATTTTATTGTGAAATTGAGGGCCATCCTGACCAAGAAAATACAAAATTCGCTCTTGATGATATGTACCACTATTGTTCAAAAGTTAGAAAATTAGGTGTTTTTGAAAAATCTGCTTATCGCTCAAGACAATAA
- a CDS encoding Cytidylyltransferase (PFAM: Cytidylyltransferase~TIGRFAM: 3-deoxy-D-manno-octulosonate cytidylyltransferase), whose protein sequence is MDDTVILIPVRLQATRFPNKPFAKIGNLPMLHYVYNSAANFFSNVYLAICDQPVEEYCTEHNIQYIMTDIGHVSGSDRIGEAIKILENQKDFKYIINLQGDMPFIKEEYIKALREKLLSYEMSTLACPFKDLDEASNNSKVKVEIKEGEEIIANDFYREIKSNKKINENVFHHIGVYGYQKDFLKKFISLSPTKREQEEKLEQLRVIDETKISVVHIEKEILGVDTKEDLDTVNQQI, encoded by the coding sequence ATGGATGATACAGTTATTTTAATTCCTGTTCGATTACAGGCTACGCGATTTCCAAATAAGCCTTTTGCTAAAATTGGCAACTTGCCAATGTTGCATTATGTTTATAATTCTGCTGCAAATTTTTTTTCAAACGTCTACCTAGCAATTTGTGATCAACCTGTAGAGGAATATTGTACAGAGCATAACATTCAATACATTATGACGGATATTGGTCATGTCTCTGGAAGTGATCGAATAGGCGAAGCAATCAAAATTTTAGAAAATCAAAAAGATTTTAAATACATTATCAATCTTCAAGGAGATATGCCTTTTATTAAGGAAGAATATATTAAGGCCCTTAGAGAAAAACTTTTATCTTATGAAATGTCTACCCTAGCTTGTCCTTTTAAGGATTTAGATGAGGCCTCTAATAATTCTAAAGTTAAAGTGGAGATAAAAGAGGGCGAAGAGATTATCGCAAATGACTTTTATCGAGAGATTAAATCTAATAAAAAAATTAATGAGAATGTATTTCATCATATTGGGGTTTATGGATATCAAAAAGATTTTTTGAAAAAATTTATTTCATTATCGCCAACTAAAAGAGAACAAGAGGAAAAGTTAGAACAACTTAGAGTTATTGATGAAACTAAAATCAGTGTTGTTCATATAGAAAAAGAAATTTTGGGTGTTGATACCAAAGAAGATTTAGATACAGTAAACCAGCAAATTTAA
- a CDS encoding cytochrome c (PFAM: cytochrome c), protein METNKILGAIILALLLAAVFSKVADMAIHPEYPEELAYQIDIPEVGASGAQAEEVDIFAVLPEITPLLASADMGNGEKLFKKCASCHTNNKGGENKVGPAMWGIVDRAKAASEGFAYSGALANFGGDWSVEELNKFLLKPKKYIEGTKMNFNGLKKDQDRADLIKYLSSLAD, encoded by the coding sequence ATGGAAACTAATAAAATTCTAGGTGCAATTATACTAGCTTTACTGCTTGCTGCTGTCTTTTCTAAAGTAGCGGATATGGCTATCCACCCAGAATATCCAGAAGAACTAGCTTACCAAATTGATATCCCAGAAGTTGGCGCTTCAGGAGCACAAGCTGAAGAGGTAGATATTTTTGCTGTCCTACCAGAAATAACTCCATTGCTTGCATCAGCAGATATGGGAAATGGAGAAAAACTTTTTAAGAAGTGTGCTTCATGTCATACCAACAATAAAGGCGGCGAAAATAAAGTTGGTCCAGCAATGTGGGGTATTGTCGATAGAGCAAAAGCTGCTTCAGAGGGTTTTGCTTATTCGGGTGCATTAGCAAATTTCGGTGGTGATTGGAGCGTAGAGGAATTGAACAAATTCTTGCTTAAACCAAAAAAATACATTGAAGGCACCAAAATGAATTTCAATGGTCTTAAAAAAGACCAAGATAGAGCTGATTTAATTAAATATTTAAGCTCTCTTGCTGATTAA